In Microbacterium sp. No. 7, the genomic window CGTACGTGCGCCCCGCGGCGCAGTTCCTCGTCTTCTTCATCGTGCTGGGGATCTTCCTGCAGCTCAACAAGGGCGGCATCGAGAACTACGCCGTCTACCTGTTCAGCGGCATCGTGGTCATCAACCTGTTCAGCGAGGCGTTCAAGAACGGCACGACGTCGATCGTCGGCAACGCCCCGCTGATCCGCAAGGTCTTCCTGCCGCGGCAGCTGTTCGCGATCTCGGCCGTCATCGTGGCGTTCGTGCACTTCCTGCCGCAGGTGGCGCTGCTGCTGATCGTGTGCCTCTTCATGGGCTGGATCACGCACATCTCGGTGCTGTCCGTGCTCGCGATGCTCGCGGCGATGGTCATCGTGATGATCTTCGCGCTCGGGCTGGGCCTCTTCTTCGGGGCCGTCAACGTGCGCTTCCGCGACGCCGAGAACATCGTCGAGCTGCTGCTGCTGCTCGCGACGTGGGCCTCGCCCGTGCTCTACGCGTGGACGATGGTGCGCGACGCGCTGCACGACCTCGGCCTGCCCTCGTGGCTGCTGGAGGTCTACCTGCTCAACCCGCTCACGCACGCCGTCGAGCTCTTCCACTTCGCCTTCTGGTATCCCGTGACCGACACGATGCTCGAGCTGCCGCCGAACCTCGGGTGGAACACGCTGTGGACGCTGCTCCTCTCCGTCGCGACGCTGCTGATCGGCCAGGCGGTCTTCCGCCGGCTCGAGGGAAGGTTCGCCCAGGATCTATGAGCGCCGAGCCCCTGACCCCTCGCGCGGGAAGCGCTCCCGCCCCCGTGCGCCCGAGCATCATCGTCGACGGCGTGCAGAAGACGTTCCTGCTCAACCACGCCTTCTCGTTCAAGGACACCGTCGTGTCGTGGATCCGCCGCCGCAAGACGACGAGCGTCTTCGAGGCGCTGAGCGGCGTCGACCTCGTGATCGGCGAGGG contains:
- a CDS encoding ABC transporter permease, with product MSDRPDLFSSVPRTEFDIPGRSRGLLDVFRWHYLLALLVRTGVTTRYRNSILGWTWSYVRPAAQFLVFFIVLGIFLQLNKGGIENYAVYLFSGIVVINLFSEAFKNGTTSIVGNAPLIRKVFLPRQLFAISAVIVAFVHFLPQVALLLIVCLFMGWITHISVLSVLAMLAAMVIVMIFALGLGLFFGAVNVRFRDAENIVELLLLLATWASPVLYAWTMVRDALHDLGLPSWLLEVYLLNPLTHAVELFHFAFWYPVTDTMLELPPNLGWNTLWTLLLSVATLLIGQAVFRRLEGRFAQDL